One genomic window of Struthio camelus isolate bStrCam1 chromosome 1, bStrCam1.hap1, whole genome shotgun sequence includes the following:
- the RFXAP gene encoding regulatory factor X-associated protein isoform X1, whose protein sequence is MQPCGGGEEEAAAGVLPLPGADPPVPAAASGGLMFFYELGPGEAEAGEEEGEAAGGESTASPEELEEDEAAAAAAGGEAAAGGGGGGCKSCTYQGCSETTTQVAKQRKPWMCKRHRNKMYKDKYKRKKSDQALGGGGGAAGSGGGPRAEDCVEGSVSVTKQRTGAIGDRPSRPTLLEQVLNQKRLSLLRSPEVVQFLQKQQRLLSQQALEQRQQQFQGASV, encoded by the exons ATGCAGCCGTGCGGCGGCGGCgaagaggaggcggcggcgggggtgctGCCGCTCCCGGGCGCCGACCCGCCGGTGCCCGCTGCCGCCAGCGGCGGCCTCATGTTCTTCTACGAGCTGGGCCCCGGCGAGGCCgaggcgggggaggaggagggcgaggcggcgggcggcgagagcACGGCCTCcccggaggagctggaggaggacgaggcggcggcggcggcggcgggcggcgaggcggcggcgggcggcggcggcggcggctgcaagAGCTGCACCTACCAGGGCTGCAGCGAGACCACCACGCAGGTGGCCAAGCAGCGCAAGCCCTGGATGTGCAAGCGGCACCGCAACAAGATGTACAAGGACAAGTACAAGCGCAAGAAGAGCGACCAGgccctgggcggcggcggcggggcggccggctcgGGGGGCGGCCCGCGGGCCGAG GATTGCGTTGAAGGTTCAGTTTCTGTCACAAAACAGAGAACAGGAGCCATTGGAGATCGCCCATCAAGACCTACTCTTTTAGAACAAGTATTAAATCAAAAGAGGCTG tcCCTTCTAAGAAGTCCAGAAGTGGTCCAGTTTCTACAGAAACAACAGCGACTGCTCAGtcagcaggctttggagcaaAGGCAGCAACAATTTCAAGGAGCATCTGTGTAA
- the RFXAP gene encoding regulatory factor X-associated protein isoform X2, with protein sequence MQPCGGGEEEAAAGVLPLPGADPPVPAAASGGLMFFYELGPGEAEAGEEEGEAAGGESTASPEELEEDEAAAAAAGGEAAAGGGGGGCKSCTYQGCSETTTQVAKQRKPWMCKRHRNKMYKDKYKRKKSDQALGGGGGAAGSGGGPRAEDCVEGSVSVTKQRTGAIGDRPSRPTLLEQVLNQKRLSCLLLPPDILQIWILPSTLLVLLNWDFRVAIL encoded by the exons ATGCAGCCGTGCGGCGGCGGCgaagaggaggcggcggcgggggtgctGCCGCTCCCGGGCGCCGACCCGCCGGTGCCCGCTGCCGCCAGCGGCGGCCTCATGTTCTTCTACGAGCTGGGCCCCGGCGAGGCCgaggcgggggaggaggagggcgaggcggcgggcggcgagagcACGGCCTCcccggaggagctggaggaggacgaggcggcggcggcggcggcgggcggcgaggcggcggcgggcggcggcggcggcggctgcaagAGCTGCACCTACCAGGGCTGCAGCGAGACCACCACGCAGGTGGCCAAGCAGCGCAAGCCCTGGATGTGCAAGCGGCACCGCAACAAGATGTACAAGGACAAGTACAAGCGCAAGAAGAGCGACCAGgccctgggcggcggcggcggggcggccggctcgGGGGGCGGCCCGCGGGCCGAG GATTGCGTTGAAGGTTCAGTTTCTGTCACAAAACAGAGAACAGGAGCCATTGGAGATCGCCCATCAAGACCTACTCTTTTAGAACAAGTATTAAATCAAAAGAGGCTG AGTTGTCTCCTGTTGCCTCCTGATATCTTGCAGATCTGGATCTTGCCCTCGACGTTACTGGTTCTTTTGAATTGGGATTTCAGAGTTGCGATACTGTAA
- the RFXAP gene encoding regulatory factor X-associated protein isoform X5, which produces MQPCGGGEEEAAAGVLPLPGADPPVPAAASGGLMFFYELGPGEAEAGEEEGEAAGGESTASPEELEEDEAAAAAAGGEAAAGGGGGGCKSCTYQGCSETTTQVAKQRKPWMCKRHRNKMYKDKYKRKKSDQALGGGGGAAGSGGGPRAEDCVEGSVSVTKQRTGAIGDRPSRPTLLEQVLNQKRLGLGNT; this is translated from the exons ATGCAGCCGTGCGGCGGCGGCgaagaggaggcggcggcgggggtgctGCCGCTCCCGGGCGCCGACCCGCCGGTGCCCGCTGCCGCCAGCGGCGGCCTCATGTTCTTCTACGAGCTGGGCCCCGGCGAGGCCgaggcgggggaggaggagggcgaggcggcgggcggcgagagcACGGCCTCcccggaggagctggaggaggacgaggcggcggcggcggcggcgggcggcgaggcggcggcgggcggcggcggcggcggctgcaagAGCTGCACCTACCAGGGCTGCAGCGAGACCACCACGCAGGTGGCCAAGCAGCGCAAGCCCTGGATGTGCAAGCGGCACCGCAACAAGATGTACAAGGACAAGTACAAGCGCAAGAAGAGCGACCAGgccctgggcggcggcggcggggcggccggctcgGGGGGCGGCCCGCGGGCCGAG GATTGCGTTGAAGGTTCAGTTTCTGTCACAAAACAGAGAACAGGAGCCATTGGAGATCGCCCATCAAGACCTACTCTTTTAGAACAAGTATTAAATCAAAAGAGGCTG GGCCTGGGGAATACGTGA
- the RFXAP gene encoding regulatory factor X-associated protein isoform X4 encodes MQPCGGGEEEAAAGVLPLPGADPPVPAAASGGLMFFYELGPGEAEAGEEEGEAAGGESTASPEELEEDEAAAAAAGGEAAAGGGGGGCKSCTYQGCSETTTQVAKQRKPWMCKRHRNKMYKDKYKRKKSDQALGGGGGAAGSGGGPRAEDCVEGSVSVTKQRTGAIGDRPSRPTLLEQVLNQKRLLGQYKLRS; translated from the exons ATGCAGCCGTGCGGCGGCGGCgaagaggaggcggcggcgggggtgctGCCGCTCCCGGGCGCCGACCCGCCGGTGCCCGCTGCCGCCAGCGGCGGCCTCATGTTCTTCTACGAGCTGGGCCCCGGCGAGGCCgaggcgggggaggaggagggcgaggcggcgggcggcgagagcACGGCCTCcccggaggagctggaggaggacgaggcggcggcggcggcggcgggcggcgaggcggcggcgggcggcggcggcggcggctgcaagAGCTGCACCTACCAGGGCTGCAGCGAGACCACCACGCAGGTGGCCAAGCAGCGCAAGCCCTGGATGTGCAAGCGGCACCGCAACAAGATGTACAAGGACAAGTACAAGCGCAAGAAGAGCGACCAGgccctgggcggcggcggcggggcggccggctcgGGGGGCGGCCCGCGGGCCGAG GATTGCGTTGAAGGTTCAGTTTCTGTCACAAAACAGAGAACAGGAGCCATTGGAGATCGCCCATCAAGACCTACTCTTTTAGAACAAGTATTAAATCAAAAGAGGCTG
- the RFXAP gene encoding regulatory factor X-associated protein isoform X3 yields MQPCGGGEEEAAAGVLPLPGADPPVPAAASGGLMFFYELGPGEAEAGEEEGEAAGGESTASPEELEEDEAAAAAAGGEAAAGGGGGGCKSCTYQGCSETTTQVAKQRKPWMCKRHRNKMYKDKYKRKKSDQALGGGGGAAGSGGGPRAEEGGWKRRSKTNCSRLARRTEMLGLRIALKVQFLSQNREQEPLEIAHQDLLF; encoded by the exons ATGCAGCCGTGCGGCGGCGGCgaagaggaggcggcggcgggggtgctGCCGCTCCCGGGCGCCGACCCGCCGGTGCCCGCTGCCGCCAGCGGCGGCCTCATGTTCTTCTACGAGCTGGGCCCCGGCGAGGCCgaggcgggggaggaggagggcgaggcggcgggcggcgagagcACGGCCTCcccggaggagctggaggaggacgaggcggcggcggcggcggcgggcggcgaggcggcggcgggcggcggcggcggcggctgcaagAGCTGCACCTACCAGGGCTGCAGCGAGACCACCACGCAGGTGGCCAAGCAGCGCAAGCCCTGGATGTGCAAGCGGCACCGCAACAAGATGTACAAGGACAAGTACAAGCGCAAGAAGAGCGACCAGgccctgggcggcggcggcggggcggccggctcgGGGGGCGGCCCGCGGGCCGAG GAGGGAGGATGGAAGCGTCGGTCTAAGACAAACTGCAGTCGTCTTGCACGCCGTACTGAAATGTTGGGCTTAAG GATTGCGTTGAAGGTTCAGTTTCTGTCACAAAACAGAGAACAGGAGCCATTGGAGATCGCCCATCAAGACCTACTCTTTTAG